A DNA window from Doryrhamphus excisus isolate RoL2022-K1 chromosome 2, RoL_Dexc_1.0, whole genome shotgun sequence contains the following coding sequences:
- the dab2 gene encoding disabled homolog 2 isoform X1, with protein sequence MSTEVEINAVVPADPGATSPTSASASISPPASPASAASKVPFRRDKKKVPDKTDEYLLARFQGDGVRYKAKLIGIDDVPEARGDKMCQDSMMKLKGMAVAARSQGKHKQRIWVNISMSGIKIIDEKSGVIEHEHAVNKISFIARDVTDNRAFGYVCGAEGQHQFFAIKTAQQAEPLVMDLKDLFQVIFNMRKKEAEDSLKGENGSAVVENGSNGGQSGGKGSQAVEQLDLFGDMSTPPDIQAANDSNDFLLLDFSTQVDSNQNCIKGSLLTSCAPEQRAPPHTENPSRPTPGYFPAPHSDPFTEHASSTFFQEPAHWHASLGAQPVGTAGESLEGKTEDQQMLTSKNMILALSNGQWPLGGKITDSGAITLMDGNESGLLLSTKNPFFDLSTPFSNGLRHEAPEIPSRDYVLLTPPPQSSKAGRSGRSQKPSGNDLFGSELFAAPGQHADLFNNTEAKSTCAPSSIAALGDLQLGPPSSTGLWGASSAAPSVYGAPRPAYPQPSAFGGLPIPPAAWGQQMPPQFGAPHLAQPHAWGQPPPAGPLVSPGWGQPASTNPFQPSPFSMVGEQQGPSRPPPRPPVKEPPKVENNAFTALDPLGVKEKKTGKDMFKDFQLAKPPAIPARKGEQVTPKESGAFDQYFSNKVGVAQDAADHDDFDINQISATVNDLPKTAVAPSLSAPGPLDATFASVPTTNNWAQGQGSNANMFDEAFGAPDSDPFGVPPAAMTSPVDQSSAAFGDPFGNPFA encoded by the exons ATGTCCACAGAGGTGGAGATCAACGCGGTCGTCCCCGCCGATCCCGGCGCCACGTCCCCCACTTCGGCATCTGCCTCCATCTCCCCTCCTGCCTCGCCTGCCAGCGCCGCATCAAAGGTCCCATTTCGCAGGGACAAGAAGAAAG TTCCAGACAAGACAGACGAGTACCTGCTGGCCAGGTTTCAAGGGGACGGTGTGAGGTACAAAGCCAAGCTGATCGGCATCGACGACGTTCCCGAGGCCCGAGGTGACAAGATGTGCCAGGACTCCATGATGAAGCTGAAG GGAATGGCGGTAGCTGCTCGCTCTCAGGGCAAACACAAGCAGAGAATCTGGGTCAACATTTCCATGTCTGGGATCAAGATCATTGATGAGAAATCAGGG GTGATCGAACATGAGCATGCTGTCAACAAGATCTCCTTCATCGCCAGAGACGTGACTGACAACAGGGCCTTTGGTTACGTGTGCGGAGCAGAAGGCCAGCATCAGTTCTTTGCCATCAAGACTGCGCAACAG GCGGAGCCACTGGTCATGGACCTAAAAGATCTCTTCCAAGTCATCTTCAACATGAGGAAAAAAGAGGCAGAGGACTCCCTGAAG GGAGAAAACGGCAGCGCAGTAGTTGAG AATGGAAGTAACGGCGGGCAAAGTGGAGGAAAAGGCAGCCAA GCGGTGGAGCAGCTGGACCTGTTTGGAGACATGTCCACACCTCCAGACATCCAAGCTGCAAAC GACTCTAATGATTTTCTCTTGCTGGACTTTTCCACCCAAGTGGACAGCAATCAGAATTGCATAAAGGGAAGCCTTTTAACATCCTGTGCCCCTGAGCAAAGGGCGCCGCCCCACACAGAGAACCCCTCGCGCCCAACACCGGGCTACTTCCCCGCCCCACACAGCGACCCTTTCACAGAACATGCCTCTTCCACCTTCTTTCAAGAGCCCGCTCATTGGCACGCATCCCTGGGCGCTCAGCCAGTGGGCACGGCTGGCGAGTCTTTGGAAGGAAAGACTGAAGACCAGCAGATGCTGACCAGTAAGAACATGATCCTGGCTCTCAGTAACGGCCAGTGGCCACTAGGGGGCAAGATAACAGACAGCGGCGCCATCACCCTGATGGACGGGAACGAGTCTGGACTGCTTCTCTCCACCAAAAACCCCTTTTTTGACTTGTCCACACCCTTTTCTAACGGATTGCGCCACGAAGCCCCAGAAATTCCTAGCAGGGACTATGTGCTTCTAACCCCGCCTCCCCAGAGTTCTAAGGCCGGACGAAGTGGAAGGAGTCAAAAG CCCTCAGGGAATGACTTGTTTGGATCGGAACTCTTTGCCGCTCCGGGTCAGCATGCCGACCTTTTCAACAACACAGAGGCCAAGTCCACCTGCGCTCCATCCTCCATCGCAGCTTTAG GAGATCTTCAGTTAGGTCCACCATCCAGCACCGGCCTCTGGGGAGCCTCCAGCGCTGCACCCTCCGTGTATGGGGCCCCCAGGCCCGCCTACCCGCAGCCGTCCGCCTTCGGTGGTCTCCCCATACCCCCCGCAGCCTGGGGCCAGCAGATGCCCCCTCAGTTTGGTGCCCCGCATCTAGCTCAGCCCCATGCCTGGGGTCAGCCACCGCCGGCCGGCCCTCTCGTCTCACCAGGTTGGGGTCAGCCGGCCTCTACCAACCCTTTCCAACCCAGCCCGTTCTCCATGGTGGGCGAACAGCAAGGCCCGTCCCGCCCGCCTCCTCGGCCACCCGTGAAGGAGCCCCCCAAAGTTGAGAACAACGCCTTCACCGCTTTGGACCCCCTTGGTGTCAAAGAGAAGAAGACTGGGAAGGACATGTTCAAGGACTTCCAGCTCGCCAAACCACCTGCCATCCCGGCACGGAAAGGCGAACAGGTGACCCCCAAAGAATCGGGGGCTTTTGACCAGTACTTCTCCAATAAAGTGGGCGTGGCTCAAGACGCTGCAGACCACgatgactttgacatcaatcaAATATCAGCGACTGTCAATG ATCTTCCTAAAACGGCAGTGGCTCCCAGCCTGAGCGCCCCCGGTCCTCTGGACGCCACCTTCGCCTCGGTTCCCACCACAAACAACTGGGCACAAGGACAAGGCAGCAACGCCAACATGTTCGATGAAGCATTCGGAGCCCCTGATTCCGATCCGTTTGGGGTGCCGCCGGCCGCAATG ACTTCTCCTGTGGATCAGAGCTCAGCTGCCTTTGGAGATCCTTTTGGCAATCCCTTCGCTTGA
- the dab2 gene encoding disabled homolog 2 isoform X2: MSTEVEINAVVPADPGATSPTSASASISPPASPASAASKVPFRRDKKKVPDKTDEYLLARFQGDGVRYKAKLIGIDDVPEARGDKMCQDSMMKLKGMAVAARSQGKHKQRIWVNISMSGIKIIDEKSGVIEHEHAVNKISFIARDVTDNRAFGYVCGAEGQHQFFAIKTAQQAEPLVMDLKDLFQVIFNMRKKEAEDSLKGENGSAVVENGSNGGQSGGKGSQAVEQLDLFGDMSTPPDIQAANPSGNDLFGSELFAAPGQHADLFNNTEAKSTCAPSSIAALGDLQLGPPSSTGLWGASSAAPSVYGAPRPAYPQPSAFGGLPIPPAAWGQQMPPQFGAPHLAQPHAWGQPPPAGPLVSPGWGQPASTNPFQPSPFSMVGEQQGPSRPPPRPPVKEPPKVENNAFTALDPLGVKEKKTGKDMFKDFQLAKPPAIPARKGEQVTPKESGAFDQYFSNKVGVAQDAADHDDFDINQISATVNDLPKTAVAPSLSAPGPLDATFASVPTTNNWAQGQGSNANMFDEAFGAPDSDPFGVPPAAMTSPVDQSSAAFGDPFGNPFA, encoded by the exons ATGTCCACAGAGGTGGAGATCAACGCGGTCGTCCCCGCCGATCCCGGCGCCACGTCCCCCACTTCGGCATCTGCCTCCATCTCCCCTCCTGCCTCGCCTGCCAGCGCCGCATCAAAGGTCCCATTTCGCAGGGACAAGAAGAAAG TTCCAGACAAGACAGACGAGTACCTGCTGGCCAGGTTTCAAGGGGACGGTGTGAGGTACAAAGCCAAGCTGATCGGCATCGACGACGTTCCCGAGGCCCGAGGTGACAAGATGTGCCAGGACTCCATGATGAAGCTGAAG GGAATGGCGGTAGCTGCTCGCTCTCAGGGCAAACACAAGCAGAGAATCTGGGTCAACATTTCCATGTCTGGGATCAAGATCATTGATGAGAAATCAGGG GTGATCGAACATGAGCATGCTGTCAACAAGATCTCCTTCATCGCCAGAGACGTGACTGACAACAGGGCCTTTGGTTACGTGTGCGGAGCAGAAGGCCAGCATCAGTTCTTTGCCATCAAGACTGCGCAACAG GCGGAGCCACTGGTCATGGACCTAAAAGATCTCTTCCAAGTCATCTTCAACATGAGGAAAAAAGAGGCAGAGGACTCCCTGAAG GGAGAAAACGGCAGCGCAGTAGTTGAG AATGGAAGTAACGGCGGGCAAAGTGGAGGAAAAGGCAGCCAA GCGGTGGAGCAGCTGGACCTGTTTGGAGACATGTCCACACCTCCAGACATCCAAGCTGCAAAC CCCTCAGGGAATGACTTGTTTGGATCGGAACTCTTTGCCGCTCCGGGTCAGCATGCCGACCTTTTCAACAACACAGAGGCCAAGTCCACCTGCGCTCCATCCTCCATCGCAGCTTTAG GAGATCTTCAGTTAGGTCCACCATCCAGCACCGGCCTCTGGGGAGCCTCCAGCGCTGCACCCTCCGTGTATGGGGCCCCCAGGCCCGCCTACCCGCAGCCGTCCGCCTTCGGTGGTCTCCCCATACCCCCCGCAGCCTGGGGCCAGCAGATGCCCCCTCAGTTTGGTGCCCCGCATCTAGCTCAGCCCCATGCCTGGGGTCAGCCACCGCCGGCCGGCCCTCTCGTCTCACCAGGTTGGGGTCAGCCGGCCTCTACCAACCCTTTCCAACCCAGCCCGTTCTCCATGGTGGGCGAACAGCAAGGCCCGTCCCGCCCGCCTCCTCGGCCACCCGTGAAGGAGCCCCCCAAAGTTGAGAACAACGCCTTCACCGCTTTGGACCCCCTTGGTGTCAAAGAGAAGAAGACTGGGAAGGACATGTTCAAGGACTTCCAGCTCGCCAAACCACCTGCCATCCCGGCACGGAAAGGCGAACAGGTGACCCCCAAAGAATCGGGGGCTTTTGACCAGTACTTCTCCAATAAAGTGGGCGTGGCTCAAGACGCTGCAGACCACgatgactttgacatcaatcaAATATCAGCGACTGTCAATG ATCTTCCTAAAACGGCAGTGGCTCCCAGCCTGAGCGCCCCCGGTCCTCTGGACGCCACCTTCGCCTCGGTTCCCACCACAAACAACTGGGCACAAGGACAAGGCAGCAACGCCAACATGTTCGATGAAGCATTCGGAGCCCCTGATTCCGATCCGTTTGGGGTGCCGCCGGCCGCAATG ACTTCTCCTGTGGATCAGAGCTCAGCTGCCTTTGGAGATCCTTTTGGCAATCCCTTCGCTTGA